The following are encoded together in the Thalassomonas haliotis genome:
- the ovoA gene encoding 5-histidylcysteine sulfoxide synthase: MNITKQQMTPPLLTGTSGKQKRAELKAYFQNSWDSYDSLFSLINDPEAFYLRPEKLRHPLIFYFGHTATFYINKLILGKYLDQRLNERLEAICAVGVDEMSWDDLDSSHYDWPAVDEVIAYRKQVKALIEQLIDNMELSLPIAKDSLAWVILMGCEHERIHIETSSVIMRMLPLQYLTPSELWQACPYSGDAPSNALVAVKGKMLHLGKADSDHTYGWDNEYGQAELEINDFQASKYLVSNQEFLGFVEAGGYDTPELWSDEGQQWLAFTRASMPRFWLKKGASYYQRNLLCEMPLPLDWPVEVNYLEAKAFCQWKSRQSSGYIRLPTEAEWYCLRDKIPTDLVNWQEAPGNINLEYFASSCPVNRFETDGLFDITGNVWQWTESAIDGFNGFEVHPLYDDFSTPTFDGKHNLIKGGSWISTGNEACRSSRYAFRRHFFQHAGFRYIHSEFEDIPTIAVNHYETSREICQQLESHYGDPCLNLGNYAERLAQKLIAVTDKYAVPRGKVLDLGCSVGRCAFELASVFDHIDAVDFSARYIQHGVRLQQGNRVRYTCENEGDIVDFKEISLSRLGLEQGRDKINFCQGDAANLKAIFSGYDIILAQQVLELSYDPRLFLATIRQRLKAGGLLVLVSDYSFSEQVTEKSKWLGGVKVNGENVTGFDGLQQRLAEHFILLEQQEITRVLKSNRRNYHVSEQQLTVWQLKDD, from the coding sequence ATGAATATCACGAAACAACAAATGACACCACCGTTACTGACGGGGACAAGTGGCAAACAGAAAAGAGCCGAATTAAAAGCGTATTTTCAAAATAGCTGGGACAGCTATGATTCGTTATTTTCCCTGATCAATGATCCCGAGGCGTTTTATTTGCGGCCGGAAAAATTACGTCATCCATTGATTTTTTATTTTGGCCATACCGCCACGTTTTACATTAACAAACTTATTCTGGGTAAATACCTGGATCAGCGCCTCAATGAAAGGCTTGAAGCCATTTGCGCCGTCGGTGTCGATGAAATGAGCTGGGACGATCTCGACAGCAGCCATTACGACTGGCCGGCGGTTGATGAAGTGATTGCTTATCGCAAGCAGGTAAAAGCCTTAATTGAGCAGTTGATCGATAATATGGAGTTAAGCTTGCCGATAGCAAAAGACTCCCTTGCCTGGGTGATCCTGATGGGTTGTGAGCATGAGCGTATTCATATTGAAACCTCTTCGGTGATCATGCGGATGCTGCCGCTGCAATATCTTACCCCGAGCGAGTTATGGCAGGCCTGCCCCTATAGCGGCGATGCCCCGTCAAATGCTTTAGTGGCGGTAAAGGGAAAAATGCTTCATCTAGGTAAAGCCGACAGTGATCATACTTATGGCTGGGATAACGAATACGGGCAGGCCGAGCTTGAGATCAACGACTTTCAGGCGTCCAAATACCTGGTATCGAATCAGGAGTTTTTAGGTTTTGTTGAGGCCGGGGGTTATGACACTCCGGAACTCTGGAGTGACGAAGGGCAGCAATGGCTGGCCTTTACCCGGGCAAGCATGCCGCGTTTCTGGCTGAAAAAGGGAGCAAGTTACTACCAGCGCAACCTGCTCTGTGAAATGCCCTTGCCGCTGGACTGGCCGGTGGAAGTGAATTATCTTGAAGCAAAAGCCTTTTGCCAGTGGAAGTCACGGCAAAGCAGCGGTTATATCCGCTTGCCCACGGAAGCGGAATGGTATTGTTTGCGGGATAAGATCCCCACAGATTTAGTTAACTGGCAGGAAGCGCCCGGCAATATCAACTTGGAATATTTTGCTTCTTCCTGCCCGGTAAACCGCTTTGAAACCGATGGCCTGTTTGATATTACCGGCAATGTCTGGCAGTGGACGGAATCGGCTATCGACGGTTTTAACGGTTTTGAGGTACATCCCTTATATGATGATTTCTCTACCCCGACCTTTGACGGCAAGCATAACCTGATCAAGGGAGGCTCCTGGATCTCTACCGGCAATGAAGCCTGCAGATCGTCCCGTTATGCTTTTAGGCGGCACTTTTTCCAGCATGCCGGTTTCCGTTACATCCATAGTGAGTTTGAGGATATACCGACAATAGCGGTCAACCATTATGAAACCAGCCGGGAGATTTGCCAGCAGCTGGAAAGCCATTATGGTGACCCCTGTTTGAATTTGGGCAATTATGCAGAGCGGTTGGCGCAAAAGCTGATTGCTGTTACGGATAAATATGCCGTACCCAGGGGAAAAGTGCTGGATCTTGGCTGCAGCGTTGGCCGCTGTGCCTTTGAGTTGGCATCTGTTTTTGACCATATCGATGCCGTGGATTTTTCTGCCCGCTATATTCAGCACGGGGTCAGGTTGCAGCAGGGAAACCGTGTCCGTTATACCTGTGAAAATGAAGGAGACATCGTCGATTTTAAAGAGATAAGCCTGAGCCGTTTGGGGCTTGAACAAGGCCGGGATAAAATCAATTTTTGCCAGGGGGATGCCGCCAACCTTAAGGCTATCTTCAGCGGTTATGATATTATCCTGGCACAGCAGGTGCTGGAGTTAAGTTACGATCCGCGGTTATTTTTGGCCACTATCAGGCAAAGGCTTAAAGCAGGCGGTTTATTGGTACTGGTTTCCGATTACAGTTTTAGCGAGCAGGTTACGGAAAAAAGCAAATGGCTGGGAGGTGTCAAGGTCAACGGTGAGAATGTTACCGGCTTTGACGGTTTGCAACAACGCCTGGCGGAACACTTTATTTTGCTTGAGCAACAGGAGATCACCCGGGTGCTGAAAAGCAACCGGCGTAATTATCACGTCAGTGAACAGCAGCTGACGGTGTGGCAGCTAAAAGATGACTAA
- a CDS encoding phage tail protein, translating into MGLFSKLWRDITRPFRRLKDWLGLEEDIEGYKVEKQGSDHAIPVVYGKRLLPAIKVFKSTSDVKGGAKNELLHIVAVFCEGEVDAIEQVYFDEVPYTDAKWSDYNTVVKCTGSDDQGVPSTIVNSISQWTSQHKLSGLCYAYIQLKQNKKVNKYRGEPKVTALIRGKKVFDPRSGQIEYSNNPALCFYDYLTNSRYGKGTKPDRMLAQSFIDAANFCDSLEEITTTTMGWEDNPDYDWQYDEKNEDFADRSSRYRRQVEKTVTSYIPRMSCNVILDTKQTVFENTKILLAGMRGVIPPTAGLMRLAIESDGPALFKFDDENIIDGVSMQTSGKNDRFNQVIVQFDNEETNYHGDEVVYPPADDPLVATWLSEDDDKELIKSIKFPTITNKAEAMQMAEIIAKRSRQDLIVTLTGTPETLVVEPGDLVSIDNDSFGWLEKPFRVISTKINLDGNCSFEMREHQDSIYPWSEKTIEQDIPDTYLADPSLIAVPTGLSYTETPDSNNLQLAKLTWDDPSDALVSKHSIELYLVSQDSEDVLVWSSETVQNSQVIEQLTFGQYRAEVRAHNSLFVSPAAVVLFTVAVPQAPVSLGLTATNFEIVARPTLANQNHYVEFELLLGEGNNRLTAEVVGQGKSFSIPGRKPDTLYYLWARAKSPWGDSDWLMESVTTTNDNSELIDFIGVDGIQDSIFDAVVDELHLDVDNIIDNALDDAGIDPAQSITDIINNVWDNFETGEDLITEQKVRKTETASLVADLGDAKASIETTNQVIADLDSATATSVSEINSAIGDANSRINTTNQTVANLDSATASSINELSSDIGAANSRISTTNQTVANLDSATASSITSLTSSIGTANSRIDSTNRTMADLDSATSISINSLSSSIGTANSRIDSTNTTVANLDRSTATSISNLSTNIANNYATNTRVNSVESTAAGAASSLTGLRTAVAGTNNQAQAELILSSTIDDVGTVKSRAYFGTSTLVDGTARVNGIVVSDDDNERAIEFKTDAIRFVDGSGNAQFEWNAAKNKFMFAGELNGVGGTFTGTLSASTMNGGTINGGAIKGGTLDINSNTKISSDGTLTANAAVLNSAQLKQVTVKDSNGATILDSSGLNGTYIKDLSVDTVQIAGNAVTASSKFSLAKFWIEDKTTKYGQTANITSHLSPYGVSSTVIAQVVAACVRRSGGSGDDKIDVTAYLYSGSTLLDSRKVTVGVPEDKNSYHFIPFTLMGTTTGPIYIKFKGYAWGEDWEVEGWGSIHSAKK; encoded by the coding sequence ATGGGATTATTTTCAAAGCTGTGGCGCGATATTACGCGCCCGTTTCGTCGTCTCAAAGATTGGCTGGGACTTGAAGAAGATATCGAAGGTTATAAGGTTGAAAAGCAGGGCTCGGACCATGCTATTCCCGTCGTTTACGGCAAACGTTTATTGCCGGCGATCAAGGTATTTAAGTCGACATCGGATGTTAAAGGCGGTGCTAAAAATGAGCTGTTGCATATTGTTGCGGTCTTTTGTGAAGGGGAAGTGGATGCCATAGAGCAGGTTTATTTCGACGAAGTTCCTTATACCGACGCTAAATGGAGTGATTATAATACCGTAGTCAAATGCACCGGCAGCGATGATCAGGGCGTACCTTCAACCATAGTCAACAGTATTTCCCAATGGACCAGCCAGCATAAGCTCAGCGGTTTGTGTTATGCCTATATCCAGCTAAAGCAAAATAAAAAGGTCAATAAATACCGGGGCGAGCCTAAAGTGACCGCTTTGATCCGCGGGAAAAAGGTTTTTGATCCCCGCAGTGGTCAAATCGAATATAGCAATAACCCGGCGTTATGTTTTTATGATTATTTAACCAATAGCCGTTACGGTAAAGGTACTAAGCCGGACCGTATGCTGGCACAGTCTTTTATCGACGCTGCTAATTTTTGCGATAGCCTGGAAGAAATTACTACCACTACTATGGGCTGGGAAGATAATCCCGATTACGACTGGCAGTATGATGAGAAAAATGAAGATTTTGCCGACAGGTCCAGTCGTTACCGTCGTCAGGTAGAAAAAACGGTAACCAGTTATATTCCGCGCATGAGCTGCAATGTGATCTTAGATACCAAGCAAACGGTGTTTGAAAATACCAAGATTTTGCTTGCCGGTATGCGCGGTGTGATCCCGCCCACAGCCGGTTTGATGCGTCTGGCCATTGAAAGTGATGGCCCGGCGTTGTTTAAGTTTGACGACGAAAACATTATCGACGGTGTGTCGATGCAAACCAGTGGTAAAAATGACCGCTTTAACCAGGTGATTGTCCAGTTTGATAATGAAGAAACCAATTATCACGGTGACGAGGTGGTTTATCCGCCGGCGGATGATCCTTTAGTCGCTACCTGGCTCAGTGAAGATGATGACAAAGAGCTGATCAAGTCGATCAAGTTTCCTACCATCACCAATAAAGCCGAAGCCATGCAGATGGCAGAGATCATCGCCAAACGTTCGCGCCAGGATCTTATCGTGACCCTGACCGGCACCCCGGAGACGCTAGTGGTTGAACCCGGCGATCTGGTAAGCATAGATAATGATAGTTTTGGTTGGCTGGAAAAACCGTTTCGGGTGATCTCTACCAAGATCAACCTTGACGGCAACTGCAGTTTTGAAATGCGCGAGCATCAGGACTCAATTTATCCCTGGTCGGAAAAGACTATTGAGCAGGATATCCCGGATACCTATTTGGCGGATCCCAGCCTGATAGCAGTGCCAACCGGCCTCAGTTATACCGAAACACCCGACAGTAATAATCTCCAGTTAGCAAAATTAACCTGGGACGATCCAAGTGATGCTTTAGTATCGAAACACAGTATTGAGCTTTATCTGGTATCACAAGACAGTGAAGATGTGCTGGTATGGTCTAGTGAGACAGTGCAAAACAGCCAGGTTATCGAGCAGCTGACCTTTGGTCAATACCGCGCCGAAGTGCGGGCCCATAACAGCTTATTTGTTTCGCCTGCCGCCGTGGTGCTGTTTACTGTGGCAGTGCCGCAAGCACCTGTTTCTCTCGGACTCACGGCAACCAACTTTGAAATTGTTGCCCGGCCAACACTGGCCAATCAAAACCATTATGTTGAATTTGAATTATTACTAGGTGAAGGAAATAACCGGTTAACCGCTGAGGTTGTCGGTCAGGGGAAAAGCTTTTCCATTCCCGGACGTAAACCGGATACCCTTTATTACTTATGGGCCAGAGCAAAATCTCCCTGGGGGGATTCCGACTGGCTGATGGAGTCGGTTACTACGACTAATGATAACAGTGAGTTAATTGACTTTATCGGTGTTGATGGTATTCAGGACAGTATTTTTGATGCCGTGGTGGATGAGCTTCATCTGGACGTTGATAACATTATTGATAACGCTCTGGATGATGCCGGTATAGATCCGGCCCAGTCAATCACCGATATTATCAATAACGTTTGGGATAATTTTGAAACCGGTGAAGATCTGATCACCGAGCAAAAGGTGCGCAAAACGGAAACGGCCTCTTTAGTTGCTGACTTGGGAGATGCCAAGGCCAGCATTGAAACCACGAACCAGGTGATTGCGGACTTAGACAGTGCCACGGCGACCAGTGTCAGTGAAATCAACAGTGCTATCGGTGATGCCAATAGCCGGATCAATACCACCAATCAAACGGTGGCAAACTTAGACAGCGCCACGGCGAGTAGTATCAATGAGCTGAGCAGTGATATTGGCGCTGCCAATAGCCGGATAAGTACCACCAATCAAACGGTGGCTAATCTGGACAGTGCTACGGCAAGCAGTATTACTTCTTTAACGAGCAGTATAGGCACGGCAAACAGCCGTATTGACAGTACAAACCGGACGATGGCTGATTTAGACAGTGCGACTTCAATTAGCATTAATTCTCTGAGTAGCAGTATCGGCACGGCAAATAGCCGTATTGATAGCACCAATACCACGGTGGCTAATCTGGATCGCTCTACCGCAACCAGTATCAGTAATCTGTCCACTAACATTGCCAATAATTATGCAACTAATACCCGGGTTAATAGTGTTGAGTCTACCGCTGCCGGCGCAGCATCTTCGCTAACCGGGTTACGCACTGCGGTCGCGGGCACCAACAACCAGGCCCAGGCAGAGCTGATATTAAGCAGTACCATAGATGATGTCGGTACGGTGAAGTCCAGGGCTTATTTTGGCACCTCTACACTTGTTGATGGCACCGCCCGGGTAAACGGTATAGTTGTCAGCGATGATGATAACGAGCGGGCAATAGAATTTAAAACCGATGCGATACGTTTTGTTGATGGTAGCGGCAATGCTCAGTTTGAATGGAACGCTGCTAAAAATAAATTTATGTTTGCCGGAGAGTTAAACGGTGTTGGCGGTACTTTTACCGGCACCTTGTCGGCATCGACCATGAACGGCGGCACCATCAATGGTGGCGCTATTAAAGGCGGCACCTTAGATATCAATAGCAATACCAAGATATCATCTGACGGTACGCTGACCGCCAATGCGGCGGTATTAAATTCTGCACAGCTGAAGCAAGTTACCGTAAAAGACAGTAACGGTGCAACCATACTTGATTCAAGTGGCTTGAACGGGACTTATATCAAAGATTTGTCTGTTGATACGGTGCAAATTGCCGGTAATGCGGTGACTGCATCGAGTAAGTTTTCTCTGGCTAAGTTTTGGATTGAAGATAAGACAACTAAATATGGGCAAACAGCGAATAT
- a CDS encoding diguanylate cyclase: protein MQLTLKLVITGILLFLFSGVAAPVAQAQNRDVLSSLQNMFEEVNREPWLSYRRLQALEQEAGQWPDNEKLWLLLRKAQAELLLYLNADLEVTVKQAQQLITAQTPVEISGGFNVYAGVLAQQKGLYSQAVDFFQQALTRAEQANLNHIYIVGKQELAYTRSLTELYQTSLNELQETYVEAFALGDKFLLASVNETYGAIYGYFGEYEKSVEYYQKALASYEQLSYRAHIADAVYALATIYRYWQKYEAAITTFERYRTLIDYTPNREVAFFAVYGLGMTLAEQGQCQRGIAIIDEALLINSPADYKAELLKRKGACLMEKGDFVGAQQALSAAGAIFAGMPELKGTKWQLEVDKLSSELAYARGDDSRAYQILNRYLEQYSALQSKNADRRLEKVRLTLEQSRKAQEVSLVQKQQELTELRKEHNELEDRQQKYFLLFAVSLSLFFLVVMFYQRKYNDKILELSTLDPLSKVYNRRYIFDYLKKYTDGTVPEKGELSVILLDIDNFKHINDNFGHLAGDQVLCQVAQAGQKLLRQGDVIGRISGEEFLCVLPRISPEQCRLIGQRLAASINDYVFEVGNKKRFSVSVSIGIASLSPQCSDSVSLYEHADLALYRAKEQGSNSAVVYQPEMA from the coding sequence ATGCAGTTAACCCTCAAATTAGTCATAACCGGAATTTTATTGTTCCTGTTTTCGGGTGTAGCCGCCCCTGTTGCTCAGGCACAAAACAGGGATGTTCTCTCGTCTTTACAGAACATGTTTGAAGAGGTCAACCGGGAACCCTGGTTGAGCTACCGGCGTCTGCAGGCCCTGGAACAAGAGGCCGGACAATGGCCGGATAACGAAAAATTATGGTTGTTGCTGCGCAAGGCGCAAGCCGAGTTGTTATTGTATTTAAATGCCGATCTCGAAGTGACGGTAAAGCAGGCGCAGCAGTTGATCACGGCGCAGACCCCGGTGGAAATTTCAGGCGGCTTTAATGTGTATGCCGGTGTGCTGGCCCAGCAAAAAGGACTTTATAGCCAGGCGGTTGATTTTTTTCAACAGGCGCTAACCCGGGCCGAGCAGGCCAATCTGAATCATATCTATATTGTCGGTAAACAGGAACTTGCCTATACCCGCAGCCTGACGGAATTGTATCAAACCTCCCTTAATGAACTTCAGGAAACCTATGTCGAAGCTTTTGCCCTGGGGGATAAGTTTTTGCTGGCGTCGGTGAATGAAACCTATGGCGCCATCTATGGCTATTTCGGCGAATATGAAAAGTCGGTGGAGTATTATCAAAAGGCGCTGGCAAGCTATGAACAGCTCAGTTACCGGGCGCATATTGCCGATGCCGTTTATGCGCTGGCCACCATCTACCGCTACTGGCAAAAATATGAAGCCGCCATTACTACCTTTGAACGTTACCGTACCCTGATTGATTATACCCCAAACCGGGAGGTGGCCTTTTTTGCCGTATACGGCCTGGGTATGACCCTGGCCGAGCAGGGACAGTGTCAACGGGGCATCGCCATTATTGATGAGGCATTATTGATCAACAGCCCGGCGGATTATAAAGCCGAGCTGTTAAAACGCAAGGGTGCTTGTTTGATGGAAAAAGGCGATTTTGTGGGGGCGCAGCAGGCCTTGTCGGCTGCCGGGGCGATTTTTGCCGGTATGCCCGAACTGAAAGGCACAAAGTGGCAACTGGAAGTGGATAAGCTCAGCTCTGAGCTGGCATATGCCCGGGGTGATGATAGCCGGGCTTATCAGATCTTAAATCGCTACCTTGAGCAATATTCAGCCCTGCAGAGTAAAAATGCCGACAGGCGTTTGGAAAAAGTGCGTTTAACCCTGGAGCAAAGCCGCAAAGCGCAGGAAGTGTCCCTGGTACAAAAGCAGCAGGAATTAACCGAGCTCAGGAAAGAACATAATGAGCTGGAGGACAGGCAGCAAAAGTATTTCCTGTTGTTTGCGGTAAGTTTGTCGCTTTTCTTCTTGGTGGTTATGTTTTACCAGCGTAAATACAACGATAAAATTCTTGAGTTATCGACTTTAGATCCCCTGTCCAAGGTATATAACCGCCGCTACATATTTGATTACCTTAAAAAATATACTGACGGTACTGTGCCTGAAAAAGGCGAGCTGTCGGTGATCTTGCTGGACATCGATAACTTCAAACATATCAATGATAATTTTGGCCATCTTGCCGGTGACCAGGTGCTTTGCCAGGTGGCACAAGCCGGACAAAAGCTGCTGCGCCAGGGAGATGTGATCGGCCGTATCAGTGGTGAAGAGTTTCTTTGTGTCCTGCCGCGGATAAGCCCGGAGCAATGCCGTTTAATTGGCCAAAGGCTAGCCGCCAGTATTAATGACTATGTTTTTGAAGTGGGAAATAAAAAGCGTTTTTCCGTCAGCGTCAGCATAGGTATAGCCAGCCTTTCTCCCCAGTGCAGTGACAGCGTCAGTTTGTATGAACATGCCGACCTGGCACTTTACCGGGCCAAAGAGCAGGGCAGTAACAGCGCTGTGGTCTATCAGCCGGAAATGGCATAA
- a CDS encoding phage tail tube protein translates to MATLGAGTLFKMSDMEQTPVFTAIPGVKTIGTIGEETPTVEVTSLADTAKQYIAGIVDGEEKEITVNYLKSDAEQKTFREAARAKETRDFEIEYPDGTKATMSMLLLGYKMNEAEMEAALTFTVKAKQVGTTTWTEA, encoded by the coding sequence ATGGCGACTTTAGGCGCAGGTACTCTATTTAAAATGTCTGACATGGAACAGACTCCTGTTTTCACGGCTATTCCGGGTGTAAAAACTATCGGTACTATCGGTGAAGAAACTCCAACGGTAGAAGTGACCTCACTTGCTGACACTGCCAAGCAATATATTGCCGGCATCGTTGACGGTGAAGAAAAAGAAATCACGGTTAACTACCTGAAAAGCGACGCTGAGCAGAAAACTTTCCGTGAAGCGGCGCGTGCAAAAGAAACACGCGATTTCGAAATTGAATATCCGGACGGCACCAAAGCAACAATGAGCATGTTGCTACTGGGCTACAAAATGAATGAAGCGGAAATGGAAGCGGCGTTAACTTTCACTGTAAAAGCCAAGCAAGTCGGCACAACCACTTGGACAGAAGCCTAA
- a CDS encoding glutaredoxin family protein codes for MKRVVLYSMSKCPHCDTAKRYLDQQGIKYRLCNVKTPQGQKELAALGMRAVPALKIGDQILNGFSVKKFNQLFKG; via the coding sequence ATGAAGCGAGTTGTTCTATATAGTATGAGTAAGTGTCCCCATTGCGATACCGCCAAGCGTTATTTGGACCAGCAAGGGATCAAATACCGGCTGTGTAATGTGAAAACGCCGCAGGGGCAGAAAGAATTAGCGGCTTTAGGCATGCGGGCGGTGCCGGCATTAAAAATCGGCGATCAAATTTTAAATGGTTTTTCGGTGAAGAAATTTAATCAGCTGTTTAAAGGGTAA
- a CDS encoding aminotransferase class I/II-fold pyridoxal phosphate-dependent enzyme produces MQALTLPAHIAYSQSLNTEIDFNLSNSCGQSLTLVRLCQLADKSLAQLPLTYASLSGSVALRQEIVRFHHALNRKSYPLDADNVLTFCGAQEALAAIYQSLLSPGDEIVVFTPNYPSLVTMAQAMGVKVNAIPLQEANNWHMDAEQLAALVNDNTKLIVINSPHNPTGSIIDGEAAKQVLAVAQQHNCYLLADDVTQASNYHELSLAHDYLSYEKSLLVGVMSKSFGLAGLRIGWVLSPDKSLLAQLLSVKAYGSICTSAVDEQLALMALRNSDNILAQNNRIISDNIKHFQRFVDSNAGLFSWRPPQAGIMTLVKSHLQRPIKDWGPELARKHKVLVLPGYLFGQAGEYFRLGLGQQDFPEALSLFQDFIDLS; encoded by the coding sequence GTGCAAGCACTAACATTACCGGCGCATATAGCCTATAGCCAGAGCCTGAATACTGAGATTGATTTTAACCTCAGCAACTCCTGCGGGCAGTCTTTGACGCTAGTCCGGTTGTGCCAACTTGCGGATAAAAGCCTGGCACAGCTGCCGTTAACGTATGCTTCCCTGTCGGGGTCGGTGGCGTTAAGACAGGAAATTGTCCGCTTTCATCATGCCCTCAACCGAAAAAGTTATCCATTGGATGCAGATAATGTGCTGACCTTTTGCGGGGCACAGGAAGCGTTGGCGGCAATTTATCAAAGCCTGCTATCACCCGGGGATGAGATTGTGGTCTTTACCCCCAATTATCCTTCCCTGGTGACTATGGCGCAGGCAATGGGGGTGAAGGTTAATGCCATTCCCCTGCAAGAGGCTAATAACTGGCACATGGATGCAGAGCAGTTGGCGGCTTTGGTTAATGATAATACCAAATTGATCGTTATTAACTCCCCCCATAATCCTACCGGCAGTATTATCGACGGCGAAGCGGCAAAACAGGTGTTGGCTGTGGCGCAACAGCATAATTGTTATCTGTTAGCCGATGATGTCACCCAGGCCAGCAACTATCATGAGCTGTCTTTGGCTCATGACTATCTCAGTTATGAAAAAAGTTTGCTGGTTGGCGTGATGTCGAAAAGCTTTGGCCTGGCGGGGCTGCGTATCGGCTGGGTGCTGTCGCCGGATAAAAGCTTGTTGGCTCAATTACTGTCGGTTAAAGCCTATGGTTCAATTTGCACCTCGGCCGTGGATGAGCAGCTGGCATTAATGGCGCTCCGGAACAGTGATAATATCCTGGCGCAAAATAACCGCATCATCAGTGATAACATCAAACATTTTCAGCGTTTTGTTGATAGCAATGCCGGACTGTTTTCATGGCGGCCGCCTCAGGCGGGTATTATGACCTTAGTGAAATCCCATCTGCAAAGGCCGATCAAAGACTGGGGGCCTGAGCTTGCCCGCAAGCATAAGGTATTGGTCTTACCCGGCTACCTTTTCGGCCAGGCAGGAGAGTACTTTCGTTTAGGCCTGGGACAACAAGACTTTCCGGAGGCATTATCGCTTTTTCAAGATTTTATCGATTTGTCCTGA